The Polyangium aurulentum genomic interval CAGCGTCGCGGGGCTCTCCCCGTTCGCGATGCCGGCGCCCATCGACAAACAGGTCGAGATTCAATGCGTCGTCGTGGGCGGAGAGGGAAAGCTGGTCATTCCTGCAGAGGCGATGAAGCTCCTCCAGGACGCGCACCAGGCGACCCCCATCACGCGCATTCGGACGGCGTTCATGCGCGAAGGGGTGGCGACCCTCGCCAACCCCGCACCCCAGCCCCCGAACACGTTGAACATCCTCGTCGGTCACGGCCTCCTCGCCTTCACGAGCCCGTGAGATGGAGGCACGGCGCCTCACGCCGCCTGCGCGTGAGGCGCCTCGAGGGCCGGTCGAATCCCGGCATTGGGTGGGCGTTCGTCGGCTGGCAAGATGCCTGCGAAGCTGGCATGATGCCTGCGCAGATGGCTCGCCCCCCGCTCACTGCCGCTGCTCGCACCGTCAAGAGGGTCGTCGACGTCGGGCTGCGTGACGGCGTGCGGCGGGAGGCCATTCAGCGCGCCGCACGCCTCTCGCCGACCTCGGTCGATGATCCCGAGGGGCGCATCGACATCAATCTCCTGTTCGATCTGTGGACGTACCTGGGGAAGACGCTCGACGACCCCTCGCTGCCCATCCGCGTCGCGGAGAAGACCACGATCGAGGATCTGGACCTGCTCGGCTTCTCGATGATGACGGCGCCCTCGCTTCGCCAGGCGCTCGGCTCGGCCACCCGCTACAGCCCGCTCCTCACCGACTCGGGCCGGTGGGAGGTGACGGAGTCCGCGCATCGCGTCCACGTTCGCTGGTATCGCCTGCGGCCTCTCACCTTGGGGCACCGGATGTCGAACGAGACCGCGGTGGCGCAATGCCTCGTTTGCTTGCGCCAGCTCGTGGGCAGCCACCTGGAGCCGATCGAAGTGACCTTTCGTCATTCCGCGCCGCCGAGCCGCGCCACGCACGCCGCTTTCTTTCGCTGCCCCGTGAGGTTCGATGCGCCGCACGATGGGCTCTCGTTCCATCGCGACATCCTCGACGACGTGCCTCTCGCCGCCAACCCGAAGCTCTGGGAGTACCTGTGCAAGAGCGCGGATGCTCTCTCGGAGAAGCTCGCGCCTCGGTCGATCGTCGAGGCGGTGTCGCATCACATCGTGCGCGAGCTGTCGAGCGGCGAGGGAGGGGTCCCCTCGCTGGCGCACGTGGCGCGCGCGCTCGGGACGACCGATCGAACGCTGCGCCGGCGCTTGAGCCTCGAAGGGACGAGCTTCCGTCATCTCGTCGAGGGGGCGCGCCGCGAGCTGGCGGGCAGCCTGCTCCAGGGCGCGACGGCGACGGTGACCGAGACCGCGCTGAAGCTCGGTTTCTCGGACACGACGGCCTTCACGCACGCATGCCGGCGGTGGTTCGGCTGCCCCCCACGCGAGCTGCGGGCGCGCCTGCGCGCGGAGCCGCGGACGCTGGATTGAGGGCGGGGCGATCTCGACGCGGCAATACGCTCTGCTGCACCGTGACGCCGTCGACGCGCTCCCCCGTCGCGAACCCCTCCTTCACCCCCCGTCCACGCGTCCTCGCACCTCGCGCACGAGGGCCCGCGCATCGCCCACGCCTCCGCCGCCCTTCCTCGACGCCTCCCCTGCCCTCGCGCAGGCCTGCCGTGCATCTCGTGCACGACCCGCCGCCCCCCGTTCGCTCATGCCGCACCACCCGCCGGCGCCTCCGCGCGCCATCGCGCACGACCCTTCGAGGGGTCGTCGACGACCCCGACGACCCTCGCCAGCGCGTGCCGCGCCCGTCCTCGGCGCGGCGCCAGCCCTCGCGAGCCCCCCCCGCGTCACCCGCCCCAGACCCCTCCCCGCCTCCCCGAGGACGCGCCAGCCCTCGCCGAAGAGCCCCCACCCCTCGCGCACCCCTGCCGCGCCACGCGCCGGCCATGCGCCTTCCCTCGTCCACGCCTTTCGTGCACCCGTGCACGAGGGGGCAGCCAGGGGTGCAGGCTGGAGCCATCACCTGCAGGCTGTAGCCTGCAGTCTCCCGATAGTGTCACGAATCCGTGGACTTGGACCCCTTTTGCCCCCGTCCACAACCCCCGGGGTGCAGGCTGCAGCCTGCACCCCCCTCTCGCACGACACCCCGCTCCCTGCGTGAATCCGCGCGTTTTACGCGTCCACGACACCTGGCCCCGCCTTTGCAGAGAGATCTGGCATCTCGCGCGGTCGGTTTCACCGCACGAGCGCAGGCGATCCACCATTGCCCCCGCCTCCGGCGGGAGGAGTCATTCTCATGAGCGATCCCAAGCATCCCAAGGCCGGCGACCAGAGCATCGACGCGAGCGATCTCGCTCTCGTGGACATCATGCCGGACCACATCAGCAAATTGACCAAGCTCCGCGACGGCTGCGGCAAGGCCGTGGGCAACGTCCTCGGCGCCGATCCGGCGGCCCGCAAGCGCGCGGGCGTGAACGAGGTGGAGGTGGCCGAGCTCGGCGAGATCTGGGCCGATTGCCAGCGCATCGACGAGCTGTTGCCCGCCGTGGAGAAGCTGTGCGAGCTGCTCCATGAGACCCGCCTCGTGCGCGGCCACGAGGTGGCCATGAAGCTCGGCGAGATGGCGCATCAGATCCGCCGCCGCGCCGAGCGCATGCCGAACGGCACCGAGATCCTCGCCCCGTTCAGCGCGCTGCTCGACTACCAGTTCGCCCCGGCGCAGAAGGCCGCGGCGACACGAGAAAAGAACAGGGCCGAGGGCAACCGATCCAGCGCGCCCCCGCCCCCGGCCGGCTGAGGCCATTCCCCATCGATGCCCGCGCGCGGCCGCTGATCGCCTCGGCGGCCGCATGCCCCACCTCCAAAAATGATGCACAGGCCTCCCCCCGATCGAATCCTTGGCCCCCGCCCGGGGGCTCGACTAACGTAGCCTCCCCGTGCGCCCATTGCGTGGCGGTCCCTCGGATGCGACGAGGATGCTGCATGGCATTGGGGCGCGCGCATCGGAGGTCGAACATGAGACATATCGTCACCACGTGCATGACGCTGGCCGGTATCACGTACGGAGCGAACGCTCTGGCCGTCACCATCGGGACAACCAACGACGCTGCCACGCTCGTCAGCGCCCTCGCGGGGAGCAGCAGCGCAATCACCATAACGTCGGCGGTCTACTCCGGCGCGCCCGAGGCGGCAGGGACCTACTCGGACGGGCCCCTCGACCTCGCCGACGGCATCCTCCTGACCACCGGCCAGGCTTCCCTGGCCTTGCCGCCGAGCGACAGCACGGGGTCGACCTTCTCGAACAATTTGCCCGGGGATCCGCTCTGCAACGCGCTCATCCCCGGCTTCAATAGCTACGACGCGGCGAAGCTGACCATCACGTTCGATCTCGCGCCCGGCTTCGATGGTATTTCGTTCCAGTCCATCTTCGGTTCGGAAGAGTTCCCTGAATGGGTCGGCACCTCGTTCAATGACGTTTACGGCGTTTATCTCAACGGTGTGCAGATCGCCTTCGACGCCAGCGGTAACCCGATCACCATCAACGGGCCGTTCTTCTCCTCGGCGGCCGTGGTCGTGGCGCCAGACACGGAGACGGAGTACGACGGATCGACGGGCATCCTCACGACCCAGACGCCGCTCGCAGGAGGGTCGACGGGCAACGTGCTCGAGATCGTGATCTGCGACGCCGGCGACACGGTCCTCGACAGCGGCGTGTTCATCGCCGGGTTGAACGGCTGCATCGGAAACCACTGCACGGGCACGGTCCCGTGCGAATCGATCGACAACGACGGCGACAACGCGAATTCGTGCGTCGACTGCGACGACACGGACCCGACCGTGTACCCCGGCGCTGCCGAGACCTGCAACGGCGTCGACGACGACTGCAACAGCGCGATCGACGAGGGCAACGTGTGCTGTCCGGACGCCGACGCGGACGACGTCTGCGACCTCGCGGACAACTGCTCCGGCCTGGCCAACCCGGATCAGAGCGACGCCGACGGCGACGGGCTGGGCGATGCGTGCGACACCTGCGCTTTCGTGGCCAACCCGGACCAAGGCGACGCCGACGGCGACGGCGTGGGCGATGCGTGCGACAACTGCGCCACGACGTCGAACCAGAGCCAGCTCGACGGCGACGGCGACGGCGTGGGCGATGTCTGCGACACCTGCACGGGCAGCTCTGGCGCCCAGACCGACTCGGACGGCGACGGCCTCGGCGACGTCTGTGATGCGTGCCTGTGGGATCCGCAGAACGACGCCGACGGCGACGGCGTGTGCGGCGACGTGGACCTCTGCCCCGACACCGCGCTTCCGGAGAGCGTCCCGACGGTGAAGCTCGGCGTCAATCGATTCGCCGACACGAACGGCGACGGCGTCTTCGACACGACGCCCTCCGGCGGCGTGGGCCCGCAACGGAGCTACACGATCGCCGACACGGGCGGGTGCAGCTGCTCGCAGATCATCGACAATCTCGCGCTCGGCAACGGCCACGAGAAGTTCGGCTGCAGCATCAGCGCGATGGATGATTGGATCAGCCTGATTCCGTGAAGCTCACCGCAGGCGGGGTGCCATGGTGGACCTCACTTCCCACCACATCCGCTACCCCGCCCTCCCCCCCCCGATTCCATTCGATTCCTGAATGGAGCGTCAGTCCAGATAGAGCGACCGGACGAAGAGGCCCGCCGGGGTCAGGTAGATGACCGCGGCCTCACCCGTCTGCGGATTGAAATCGACGCGCGGGTCGGTCACGGGTCCGAGATCGATCGTCTGCTTCAGCGAATGATCGACGGGCGAGCGGATCTCGAGCACGCTCTTGCCGTTCACGTTGTAGGCGAGCAAGAGGTTGCGCTGATCGTACGCGAGCGACGGGTGCGTGCTCCCGGCGACCTTCACCGGCGCCGAGAGTGCGCCGGCCGTCGAGATTCTGCGCAGCTGAATGCCGCCTTGCATCCCCGACTTCACGTACGCCGCGTGGTAGTTCGCGCCGTCCCAGATGAGCCCGAGCAAGGTGTTCTGGGTGCAGGCGTCGAGCACGACCGGGGCGACGAGCTGCGCGTGATTGGCGTCGTAGCGCGCGAAATAGCAGTCGTTGAACTGGTAGAGGACGCCGTAGCCGCTGCCGTCCCACACCGCTTGTGTCCACGCGGATTGGCGTAGATCGACATAGGGGCCCTCGAGCTTCGTGTTCACCGTCTTCGCGAGGCCGTCGGCGAACGCCATGGATGCCGTGATCTCGCGGAACATGAGCGAGGCATAGCTCACGAAGAAGGTCCCGAACGTCGAGCCGTTCCACACGGCGGAGCCGGAGCCGCTCTGGCCGCTCGTCGCATACTGCACGGCGGGCGTGATGTCCGTGCCGGCCGCGTTGAACCGCTGCATCTGCAAGCAGCTCCAGCCGTGGCCGGGCAGGAACGAGCCATTGTCGTCGCACGCGTAGGTGTCGAGCACGTAGAAGCTCGTCCCGTCCCAGCCGACCTCGGTGGGCTGCTCCCACGTGTAGTATTCGGGGTACGTGGCCCTCGTCGCGATGACGTCGCCCGTCGAGCGCGCGAACGTCACGCCCTCGGATCCGGGGTTCGAGACGATGTGCGACCAGACCAGCCGGCCGCGCGAGCCGAGGGCGAAGCTCGGCGAATGGAGCGCCTTGTTCGAGAGCGGGAACTCCCAGCCGAGGCGGTAGCCCGGCGAGGGCGCGGGCACGAGGGTGAAGTTCTGGACCGTGGTTGCATTGGCGCCGACGTCGACGGTCGCCGCGACCTTCGCGTGCCCGGGCAAGGCAGCGCTCACCTCGTACTGCATCCCGAGCGCGGGCACCTTCCCGTAGAACGTGTAATCGCCGCTCGCCGACGTGTATGCGTGCAGCATGCCGCCGTTCAGCGTCACGTGTACGCCCGGAGCCGGCGCGCCGCCCACGTCGATGTGGCCCGCCACGTTGCCCGTGACCGGCGAGGCGCCGACGCGCACCTCGTAATGGCCCACGAGCGGCGTCGAGCGCCCGAGCCGATCGAGCGCCGTGACGTGGAAGAACCACACGCCGGGCGCCTGGCCGGCCATGAGGACCTGCTGGTTCGTCGTGAATGTCCCATTCTGCGCCGTCGGGATCGTATCGGCCCGGTGATCCCACGCGTAACGATATCCGACGAACGTCCCCGCCGGCGCGTCGGGCGGGGCGGTCCAGGACAGGAAGACGTCCGGCGTATTGGTCCACTGCGCCTCGTTCGGGTGGCTCATGGACGTGACGAACGGGGGCTTGACGTTGAGGCTGATGGACAGGTCGATGGGGTACGTTCCGACGATCGAATCGCCGTTCACCGCGACGACGCGCACGCGGTTCTTGCCGTGCCTGAGCGCGTCGGCGGGCAGGGTGATGTGCTCGGTGCCGGTGAACATCCCCGTGCCAGGCGCGGGGACGGCGTCGCCGAGGGTCACGTAATAACCCAGCGCGCCCGGGAATGGTTTGTCCCACGAGACGTCGAGGCCCTCGGCGGTCCAGTTCCACCATCCGTTGCCGGGGTGCGTGACCGAGGACAGCTCCTCGGGGGGCATGACGGAGACGGCGCCGTTGAACACGCCGTTGTTGGTGAAGCTCGTGCCATGAAGCGCAGCGGCGTTGCCCACGACGCTGCCGCCGGCGTCGTTCGTGAGCAGGTCGGCCCTCAGGGTCACGTTCGCCGACTGGAGGGTCGCCTTGTTGACGAGCGATTTCCACGCCGACAGCCAGACGAGGTCGCCGCCGGAGATCGTGCCCGCAAGATCGATGGTCTCGGCAGCGTGGAAGCGGAGCGACGCGCCGCTCCCGAGCGTGATGCCCGTGCCTGGCGCCATCGACAAGCATTTCGCCCAGATCTCGAGCGTTTGTCCCGCAGGGACAGAGATCGTTCCGCCAAATTGCAGGGTGACGCAGCCCTGATAGACGTGCTTGCCCGAGAGCGTGACCATGTTGCCCTGGTTCGACAGCTCGCTCTCGACGCACACCGATTGGGCGCAGCCGAGCGCGCAGGCGCTCTCGGTCATCCACGCGCCGCCCGCGCCGCAGACCTCGCGCGTGTCACCGTTGCAGCGCTGCTCGCCGGCCGTGCACGCGCCCGCGCAGAGGCCACCCTTGCATTGCTCGAGGCACAAGCTCGAGGCGAGCCAGCCCGTGCCAGCCTGGTTGCACTCCTTGACGGTACCGCCAAAGCACGCGAGATCCCCGGGAGTACAGGATGTCTGTCCAGACGAACAGGCGCCCGCGGCGCAGCCCTGTGGGCACGGCATCTGGGGGACCCATGCGTCCGACGTGCACGTCTCCACGCCCTCGGCGCCGCACTGGACTTCCCCCTCGATACAAATGGCGCTCATACCACCGGACCCGCCCGTGCCGCCGCCCGCGCCGCCGGTGCCGC includes:
- a CDS encoding AraC family transcriptional regulator, with amino-acid sequence MARPPLTAAARTVKRVVDVGLRDGVRREAIQRAARLSPTSVDDPEGRIDINLLFDLWTYLGKTLDDPSLPIRVAEKTTIEDLDLLGFSMMTAPSLRQALGSATRYSPLLTDSGRWEVTESAHRVHVRWYRLRPLTLGHRMSNETAVAQCLVCLRQLVGSHLEPIEVTFRHSAPPSRATHAAFFRCPVRFDAPHDGLSFHRDILDDVPLAANPKLWEYLCKSADALSEKLAPRSIVEAVSHHIVRELSSGEGGVPSLAHVARALGTTDRTLRRRLSLEGTSFRHLVEGARRELAGSLLQGATATVTETALKLGFSDTTAFTHACRRWFGCPPRELRARLRAEPRTLD
- a CDS encoding choice-of-anchor L domain-containing protein — translated: MRHIVTTCMTLAGITYGANALAVTIGTTNDAATLVSALAGSSSAITITSAVYSGAPEAAGTYSDGPLDLADGILLTTGQASLALPPSDSTGSTFSNNLPGDPLCNALIPGFNSYDAAKLTITFDLAPGFDGISFQSIFGSEEFPEWVGTSFNDVYGVYLNGVQIAFDASGNPITINGPFFSSAAVVVAPDTETEYDGSTGILTTQTPLAGGSTGNVLEIVICDAGDTVLDSGVFIAGLNGCIGNHCTGTVPCESIDNDGDNANSCVDCDDTDPTVYPGAAETCNGVDDDCNSAIDEGNVCCPDADADDVCDLADNCSGLANPDQSDADGDGLGDACDTCAFVANPDQGDADGDGVGDACDNCATTSNQSQLDGDGDGVGDVCDTCTGSSGAQTDSDGDGLGDVCDACLWDPQNDADGDGVCGDVDLCPDTALPESVPTVKLGVNRFADTNGDGVFDTTPSGGVGPQRSYTIADTGGCSCSQIIDNLALGNGHEKFGCSISAMDDWISLIP
- a CDS encoding carboxypeptidase-like regulatory domain-containing protein; amino-acid sequence: MLAAASQGCGPTDGPKGTGGTGGEGVGGTGGTGGAGVGGSGGVGGTGGTGGAGVGGTGGAGVGGTGGAGVGGTGGAGGGTGGSGGMSAICIEGEVQCGAEGVETCTSDAWVPQMPCPQGCAAGACSSGQTSCTPGDLACFGGTVKECNQAGTGWLASSLCLEQCKGGLCAGACTAGEQRCNGDTREVCGAGGAWMTESACALGCAQSVCVESELSNQGNMVTLSGKHVYQGCVTLQFGGTISVPAGQTLEIWAKCLSMAPGTGITLGSGASLRFHAAETIDLAGTISGGDLVWLSAWKSLVNKATLQSANVTLRADLLTNDAGGSVVGNAAALHGTSFTNNGVFNGAVSVMPPEELSSVTHPGNGWWNWTAEGLDVSWDKPFPGALGYYVTLGDAVPAPGTGMFTGTEHITLPADALRHGKNRVRVVAVNGDSIVGTYPIDLSISLNVKPPFVTSMSHPNEAQWTNTPDVFLSWTAPPDAPAGTFVGYRYAWDHRADTIPTAQNGTFTTNQQVLMAGQAPGVWFFHVTALDRLGRSTPLVGHYEVRVGASPVTGNVAGHIDVGGAPAPGVHVTLNGGMLHAYTSASGDYTFYGKVPALGMQYEVSAALPGHAKVAATVDVGANATTVQNFTLVPAPSPGYRLGWEFPLSNKALHSPSFALGSRGRLVWSHIVSNPGSEGVTFARSTGDVIATRATYPEYYTWEQPTEVGWDGTSFYVLDTYACDDNGSFLPGHGWSCLQMQRFNAAGTDITPAVQYATSGQSGSGSAVWNGSTFGTFFVSYASLMFREITASMAFADGLAKTVNTKLEGPYVDLRQSAWTQAVWDGSGYGVLYQFNDCYFARYDANHAQLVAPVVLDACTQNTLLGLIWDGANYHAAYVKSGMQGGIQLRRISTAGALSAPVKVAGSTHPSLAYDQRNLLLAYNVNGKSVLEIRSPVDHSLKQTIDLGPVTDPRVDFNPQTGEAAVIYLTPAGLFVRSLYLD